The following coding sequences are from one Desulfosporosinus orientis DSM 765 window:
- a CDS encoding YgaP-like transmembrane domain, whose translation MELNFQRNLGALDRGIRVVISLVLFGLAAMGFITGWIATITNILGLFNLLEAAIGY comes from the coding sequence GTGGAACTTAACTTTCAGAGAAATCTAGGCGCTTTAGACAGAGGAATACGTGTTGTTATTAGCTTGGTTTTATTCGGTTTAGCCGCAATGGGATTTATCACAGGATGGATAGCAACCATAACTAATATCCTTGGTCTCTTCAACCTACTAGAAGCTGCTATTGGTTACTGA
- a CDS encoding HNH endonuclease, with amino-acid sequence MVTEAYYRRCAITGEKTLPVLEAAHIKPYSLEGSHETNNGLLLRKDLHTLFDRGYITITEDCHMR; translated from the coding sequence ATGGTTACGGAGGCATATTATCGAAGGTGTGCGATTACAGGAGAAAAGACACTGCCAGTGCTAGAAGCTGCTCATATAAAACCATATTCCCTGGAAGGTAGTCATGAAACGAATAATGGTCTTCTGTTAAGAAAAGATTTGCATACGCTGTTCGACAGAGGGTATATTACGATAACTGAGGACTGTCATATGAGGTAA
- a CDS encoding fibronectin type III domain-containing protein, with amino-acid sequence MSKLRKVTLVSVLAVGWLVAGGILLNVPVANAASMQANQKPGLRLGQQDQKPGLRLGQQDQKPGRRLGQQDQKPGRRLGQQVQQPSLDELSVPDDLTATVESSSEIYLDWDSVSNATSYDIYRATSFSGTYTKVDTVTTTSYTDDDLSDDTTYYYKVKAVNSSGTSDYSSVVHATTSDELSVPDDLTATVESSSEIYLDWDSVSDATSYDIYRATSFSGTYTKVDTVTTTSYTDNDLSDDTTYYYKVKAVNSSGTSDYSSVVHATTSDELSVPDDLTATVESSSEIYLDWDSVSDATSYDIYRATSFSGTYTKVDTVTTTSYTDNDLSDDTTYYYKVKAVNSSGTSDYSSVVHATTSDELSVPDDLTATVESSSEIYLDWDSVSDATSYDIYRATSFSGTYTKVDTVTTTSYIDDDLSDDTTYYYKVKAVNSSGISDYSSVVHATTED; translated from the coding sequence ATGTCCAAACTCAGAAAAGTAACGTTAGTCAGTGTTTTAGCTGTAGGATGGTTAGTCGCTGGGGGTATACTATTAAATGTTCCAGTAGCAAATGCTGCTTCCATGCAAGCTAATCAAAAGCCCGGTCTGCGACTTGGACAACAGGATCAAAAGCCCGGTCTGCGACTTGGACAACAGGATCAAAAGCCCGGTCGGCGACTTGGACAACAGGATCAAAAGCCTGGCCGGCGACTTGGACAACAGGTGCAACAACCGTCGCTTGATGAACTGTCCGTACCGGATGATCTTACGGCTACAGTTGAAAGTTCCAGCGAAATATACTTAGATTGGGATTCCGTTAGTAATGCAACATCCTATGATATTTACAGAGCAACTTCTTTTTCCGGAACATACACCAAAGTTGATACCGTTACAACCACAAGTTATACCGATGATGATTTGTCCGATGATACAACCTACTATTATAAAGTAAAAGCAGTAAACAGTTCAGGAACCAGCGATTACTCATCAGTAGTTCATGCAACAACTTCTGATGAACTGTCCGTACCGGATGATCTTACAGCTACAGTTGAAAGTTCCAGCGAAATATACTTAGATTGGGATTCCGTTAGTGATGCAACATCCTATGATATTTACAGAGCAACTTCTTTTTCCGGAACATACACCAAAGTTGATACCGTTACAACCACAAGTTATACCGATAATGATTTGTCCGATGATACAACCTACTATTATAAAGTAAAAGCAGTAAACAGTTCAGGAACCAGCGATTACTCATCAGTAGTTCATGCAACAACTTCTGATGAACTGTCCGTACCGGATGATCTTACGGCTACAGTTGAAAGTTCCAGCGAAATATACCTAGATTGGGATTCCGTTAGTGATGCAACATCCTATGATATTTACAGAGCAACTTCTTTTTCCGGAACATACACCAAAGTTGATACCGTTACAACCACAAGTTATACCGATAATGATTTGTCCGATGATACAACCTACTATTATAAAGTAAAAGCAGTAAACAGTTCAGGAACCAGCGATTACTCATCAGTAGTTCATGCAACAACTTCTGATGAACTGTCCGTACCGGATGATCTTACAGCTACAGTTGAAAGTTCCAGCGAAATATACCTAGATTGGGATTCCGTTAGTGATGCAACATCCTATGATATTTACAGAGCAACTTCTTTTTCCGGAACATACACCAAAGTTGATACCGTTACAACCACAAGTTATATCGATGATGATTTGTCCGATGATACAACCTATTATTATAAAGTTAAAGCTGTAAACAGTTCAGGAATAAGCGATTACTCATCAGTAGTTCATGCAACTACTGAAGACTAG
- a CDS encoding TetR/AcrR family transcriptional regulator: protein MEDRRIKKTQNAIHAAFAKLLSEKNMENITVKSLCETANINKSTFYLHYKDIYDCADRLRDTIVDDFNKLIEPFSFEDIINRFEIFVENIMSMFDKNKNLYMPFLKSPSLAFSSCKMKSLMIVKVLEKADDKDRNSVICRCTVSFVISGIISLLEQYEFAEIDHQTVSILADKVRNGFNRRQSPLS, encoded by the coding sequence ATGGAAGATAGACGTATAAAAAAAACACAGAACGCCATTCATGCCGCTTTTGCCAAACTGCTTTCCGAAAAAAACATGGAAAATATTACGGTAAAAAGTTTATGTGAAACGGCAAATATCAATAAGAGCACTTTTTACCTGCATTATAAGGACATTTATGATTGCGCGGACCGCTTAAGAGATACGATTGTCGACGACTTTAATAAATTGATCGAACCATTCAGCTTTGAGGACATCATTAACAGGTTTGAGATTTTCGTTGAAAACATCATGAGCATGTTTGATAAAAATAAAAACCTCTACATGCCGTTTCTTAAATCTCCAAGCCTTGCGTTCAGTTCCTGTAAAATGAAGAGCCTTATGATTGTGAAAGTGTTGGAAAAAGCGGATGACAAGGATCGAAACAGCGTGATTTGCAGATGTACGGTTTCTTTTGTCATTAGCGGCATCATAAGTCTGCTTGAACAATATGAATTTGCGGAAATTGACCACCAAACTGTATCAATATTGGCAGATAAAGTTCGAAATGGATTCAATCGCCGGCAATCGCCTTTGTCATAA
- a CDS encoding class I SAM-dependent methyltransferase: protein MVKLGENDLSELLQNNVNLRLSEPHIYTVYQNTEVANSYDTGFGNIYDWVACNPLYNRFIWGYSIAKFASFDYEALTSSNKGYVLDLGCGSLAFTAQTYIQYSDRPVVLIDQSLKMLKIAKSRLIQINGKVPDNMVFINADALQLPFKPNSFNTIISLNLLHCLDDINKLMIGLKNVLSTDGKMYFSTLVKGNRVGDRYLKALGNAGKLVPRNIDQLRAVLDEPQRSIRYDLIGNMAFIYYEENETS from the coding sequence ATGGTAAAACTCGGGGAAAATGACTTATCTGAGTTGCTCCAAAATAATGTAAATCTCAGACTCAGTGAACCGCATATTTACACGGTTTATCAGAACACTGAAGTCGCTAACTCCTATGACACAGGGTTTGGGAACATATACGACTGGGTAGCGTGCAACCCCTTGTACAATCGTTTTATTTGGGGTTATTCGATCGCCAAATTTGCTTCCTTCGATTATGAGGCCCTTACGTCATCAAATAAGGGATATGTATTGGACCTTGGCTGTGGCTCCTTGGCGTTTACGGCACAAACATATATTCAATATTCTGATCGCCCTGTTGTCTTGATAGATCAATCTCTCAAAATGTTAAAAATCGCTAAGTCAAGACTCATACAAATAAATGGAAAAGTTCCAGACAATATGGTTTTTATTAATGCAGATGCTCTTCAATTACCTTTTAAACCTAATAGTTTTAATACAATAATTTCATTAAATTTATTGCACTGCCTAGATGATATTAATAAACTAATGATTGGTTTAAAGAACGTCTTATCTACGGATGGCAAGATGTATTTTTCAACTCTGGTTAAAGGCAATCGTGTTGGTGACAGATATCTTAAGGCCTTGGGAAACGCAGGCAAATTAGTACCCAGAAACATAGACCAACTTCGAGCTGTCTTGGATGAACCACAAAGATCTATAAGATACGATCTTATTGGTAATATGGCATTCATCTATTATGAAGAAAATGAAACCAGCTAA
- a CDS encoding EFR1 family ferrodoxin (N-terminal region resembles flavodoxins. C-terminal ferrodoxin region binds two 4Fe-4S clusters.) → MKIFYFTSTGNSLAIAKKFEAELYSIPQVLKSNTDEFSADAVGIICPVYHFGVPGIVKDFLTTVNINSPYVFALLTYGNMTGNAPGHIDQLASSNGITLSYINTIKMVDNFLPVFDMEKERRKLKESDAEINRKINDIQQRVNHRKISKNPFVIMSTPIIRSVMKETGIEKKFCISKDCTACGICQKVCPKNNVKLDKRPYFGNNCCSCLGCVHMCPQKAITIKGEKNPNARFRNPDVSLKEIIEVNNL, encoded by the coding sequence ATGAAAATATTTTATTTTACCTCAACGGGAAATTCTTTGGCGATTGCGAAGAAATTCGAAGCTGAACTCTATTCCATACCTCAGGTGCTGAAGAGTAATACTGATGAATTTTCTGCCGATGCGGTAGGGATCATCTGCCCGGTCTATCATTTTGGTGTACCGGGCATTGTAAAAGACTTCTTAACAACAGTTAACATTAATTCGCCCTATGTTTTTGCTTTATTGACATATGGGAACATGACGGGCAACGCGCCCGGCCATATCGATCAGCTGGCGTCTTCAAATGGTATAACATTAAGCTACATCAATACAATTAAGATGGTAGACAACTTCCTGCCCGTTTTTGACATGGAAAAAGAGCGCCGGAAGCTAAAAGAATCGGATGCGGAAATAAACCGTAAAATCAACGATATCCAGCAGCGAGTCAACCATAGAAAAATCAGCAAAAATCCATTTGTCATCATGAGCACGCCAATCATAAGATCTGTGATGAAGGAAACCGGAATAGAGAAGAAGTTTTGTATTTCAAAAGACTGTACGGCCTGCGGAATCTGTCAAAAAGTATGCCCTAAAAATAATGTAAAGCTGGATAAAAGGCCGTATTTTGGAAATAACTGCTGTTCTTGCCTTGGCTGCGTTCATATGTGTCCCCAAAAGGCGATTACAATAAAAGGTGAAAAAAATCCCAATGCCCGATTTAGAAACCCAGATGTCAGTTTGAAAGAAATAATAGAAGTCAATAATTTATAA
- a CDS encoding cytochrome c biogenesis protein — MKTKTKVLIILTVAILSIMALIIPRYSSPSEFHPTNQPMVAFQDAQKSGKLTFLEFYAKWUPSCKSMEPVVLALEKEYRDKVNFIVADIDDPQGQDLARQFNIYYIPAFFVLDQQGQITYSASGPQSKSVLDNALNSGNPNASWYESFFNDTLPRVLSNGGLTILLFVFLGGIMTSLSPCILSMLPVMLGYIGGLEKPSKTKGFITSMSFVLGLATTFAMLGIAASLLGKAFGQIGSAWLYIIALFSIIMGLQLIGVVNINLPGLQAMPEKKGGVLGSFGVGLLFGLVASPCATPVLAVLMTYVAGQGVLWYGGLLLFIYGLGHGLPLIIAGTFTAVLKSLPRLQRWSHYITLLSGGLLIVLGLYFFTRTG, encoded by the coding sequence ATGAAGACAAAAACCAAGGTCCTAATCATACTAACGGTTGCCATTTTGTCCATAATGGCATTAATAATTCCCAGATACTCAAGCCCTTCGGAATTCCATCCAACCAATCAACCAATGGTTGCTTTCCAAGACGCTCAAAAATCTGGGAAACTGACTTTTTTAGAATTCTATGCCAAATGGTGACCCAGCTGTAAGAGCATGGAGCCCGTGGTGCTGGCTCTAGAGAAAGAATACCGAGATAAGGTCAACTTTATTGTCGCTGATATCGACGATCCTCAAGGACAGGATCTTGCCCGACAATTTAACATTTACTATATCCCCGCTTTTTTTGTGCTGGATCAGCAAGGCCAAATCACTTACAGTGCTTCTGGCCCTCAAAGTAAAAGCGTCTTGGATAATGCCCTCAATTCCGGCAATCCAAACGCTTCTTGGTACGAATCGTTCTTTAACGATACTCTGCCGCGTGTTTTGTCTAATGGCGGTTTAACCATTTTACTTTTTGTTTTCTTAGGGGGAATAATGACCAGCCTAAGCCCCTGTATATTATCTATGTTACCCGTCATGCTAGGGTATATCGGCGGCTTGGAAAAGCCCTCTAAGACCAAGGGGTTTATAACCTCAATGTCCTTTGTCCTGGGCCTTGCCACGACCTTTGCTATGTTGGGCATAGCAGCCTCACTTTTAGGTAAAGCCTTTGGCCAGATAGGCTCCGCCTGGCTTTATATCATTGCTCTTTTCTCCATTATTATGGGGTTACAGCTAATTGGCGTTGTTAATATCAATTTGCCGGGTTTACAGGCTATGCCCGAGAAAAAGGGCGGAGTTCTGGGATCTTTTGGAGTGGGCTTATTGTTTGGGTTAGTTGCTTCACCTTGTGCCACTCCTGTATTAGCGGTTTTGATGACTTATGTAGCCGGTCAAGGTGTTCTTTGGTATGGAGGATTGCTGCTCTTTATTTATGGACTTGGGCATGGGTTACCGTTGATTATCGCCGGAACCTTTACAGCTGTGCTAAAGAGTTTGCCGCGCTTACAAAGATGGAGCCACTATATTACATTACTTAGTGGCGGCCTTCTCATAGTATTGGGTTTATATTTCTTTACACGAACAGGCTAG
- a CDS encoding heterodisulfide reductase-related iron-sulfur binding cluster, translating into MATRQVYWNIEGEHWLYLFFIIALIFFGYGVYKRVSLWKLGQPENRWKNLWQGIKDIIVYGFGHKRILKDSYPGIMHLCIFWGFVFLAFATAMITLQADFGLQIFHGWLYLFIKLTANLFGLAAILGILIAAYRRYIQRPDRLDNKTDDAITLALIFIILLTGFLIEGARIAAAPDPWAGWGFIGQWLSIPLKASLNQAQLLSLHRFLWWFHLLLAMSFIAYFPYSKLFHVLLGPLNMVFRNRGPMGIPELIDFEDESLETFGKSRLREFSWKTLFNTDACLRCGRCQDNCPAYLSGKHLNPKKIIQDMRVLMEETGTAVKAAQKDALANQTAEAETAATEETVELPVRSLIGEVIPEEDLWSCTTCRACEQQCPVFVEHVDKTIDMRRHLVLMESRFPAEAQLAFRNMENNGNPWGIGWTSRVDFLKGLGVKTFEEDPTAEYLYWPGCSGAFDARNQKVSAALVKLLQTAGVHFAILGNEEKCCGDSARKLGNEYLFYTLASENIEVMKGYGVKKIITQCPHCFNILKNEYPQFNGNFEVVHHSTFLLELIKSGKLKLNNISGKSITYHDSCYLGRYNQIYAQPRELLKIVGLEIKEMAHTGEKSFCCGAGGGRMWLEEHEGKRINVMRTNEAIAAKTDYVGTACPFCLTMIVDGIASHEAGEALKALDISEILEGCI; encoded by the coding sequence ATGGCCACACGTCAAGTATATTGGAACATTGAAGGAGAGCACTGGCTCTATTTGTTCTTCATCATTGCACTTATTTTCTTCGGCTACGGAGTGTACAAACGAGTGTCACTTTGGAAATTAGGTCAGCCTGAGAATCGCTGGAAAAATCTATGGCAAGGCATAAAAGATATTATTGTCTATGGATTCGGGCATAAGAGAATTCTAAAAGATTCTTATCCGGGAATTATGCACCTTTGTATTTTTTGGGGATTTGTATTCTTAGCCTTTGCAACAGCAATGATTACTTTGCAAGCTGACTTTGGCTTACAAATATTCCATGGATGGCTTTATCTGTTTATCAAGCTGACCGCAAATCTCTTTGGATTGGCGGCAATCCTCGGTATCCTAATAGCAGCATATCGCCGCTATATCCAAAGACCCGATCGCCTGGACAATAAAACGGATGACGCAATCACACTAGCCTTAATATTTATAATACTACTAACCGGCTTCCTAATTGAAGGAGCTCGTATTGCGGCAGCACCTGATCCCTGGGCCGGATGGGGATTTATTGGCCAATGGCTGTCAATTCCCCTCAAAGCATCTCTCAATCAGGCACAGTTACTTTCATTGCATAGATTTTTATGGTGGTTCCATCTGCTCTTGGCAATGTCGTTCATCGCTTACTTCCCTTATTCGAAGCTGTTCCATGTGCTATTAGGGCCATTAAATATGGTTTTCCGCAACAGAGGACCCATGGGAATCCCCGAGCTTATAGATTTTGAAGACGAAAGCCTGGAAACCTTCGGGAAAAGCCGGCTTCGCGAATTTTCCTGGAAAACGTTATTCAATACGGATGCTTGCTTACGTTGCGGACGTTGCCAGGATAACTGTCCGGCTTATTTAAGCGGTAAACACTTAAATCCCAAAAAAATCATTCAGGATATGCGGGTTTTAATGGAAGAAACAGGTACGGCCGTTAAAGCCGCACAGAAAGACGCTTTAGCCAATCAAACAGCGGAAGCCGAAACCGCTGCAACCGAAGAGACCGTCGAACTGCCGGTACGTTCTCTCATAGGTGAAGTTATTCCTGAGGAAGACTTATGGTCCTGTACCACGTGCCGTGCTTGTGAACAGCAATGCCCAGTTTTCGTCGAGCATGTTGATAAAACGATTGATATGAGACGACATTTAGTCTTAATGGAAAGCAGGTTCCCTGCTGAGGCTCAGCTAGCCTTCAGAAATATGGAGAATAACGGGAATCCCTGGGGCATCGGTTGGACATCACGGGTCGACTTTTTAAAAGGATTAGGAGTAAAAACCTTCGAAGAAGATCCTACAGCTGAATATTTATATTGGCCTGGCTGTTCAGGTGCCTTTGATGCACGTAACCAGAAAGTCTCCGCTGCCTTAGTCAAACTGTTACAAACGGCAGGTGTTCATTTTGCAATCTTAGGTAACGAAGAAAAATGCTGTGGTGACTCTGCCCGTAAATTAGGAAATGAATACTTGTTTTATACATTAGCCTCAGAAAACATCGAAGTCATGAAGGGGTATGGGGTTAAGAAAATTATCACTCAATGTCCTCACTGCTTCAACATTCTTAAAAATGAGTATCCTCAATTCAACGGGAATTTCGAAGTCGTGCACCATTCAACCTTCTTGCTTGAGCTCATAAAATCCGGAAAACTTAAGCTAAACAATATTTCCGGAAAATCAATTACCTATCATGATTCTTGTTATTTAGGCCGATATAATCAGATATATGCTCAACCCCGTGAATTGCTCAAAATTGTTGGCCTTGAAATAAAAGAAATGGCTCATACTGGTGAAAAAAGCTTCTGTTGTGGGGCCGGCGGCGGTCGAATGTGGCTGGAAGAACATGAAGGCAAACGCATTAATGTCATGCGTACCAACGAAGCAATTGCCGCTAAGACAGATTATGTAGGTACCGCATGTCCTTTCTGCTTAACCATGATCGTCGACGGAATAGCGTCTCATGAAGCGGGAGAAGCCTTAAAAGCTCTCGATATTTCCGAAATTTTAGAAGGTTGTATATAA
- a CDS encoding TetR/AcrR family transcriptional regulator C-terminal domain-containing protein, translating to MSTKKSNEKKQSKNKSREPLNIEKIVQTALELLNEVGLQQLTTRRLAEALGIRSASLYWHIRDKAELLQLLSESICSKLHLPDPGLSWQDQVLSFAMQYRATLLSIRDSAVVLLETPPLTPKRLLLSGAMFEVLFNAGFPPKEILMASMLINDYMLSFVKNEMHMSQMAQSQGISAQEVMNNAKIFFSNLPPDQYPTLISLADYMTYDIDEHYNYGLQILLDSFKKRLQE from the coding sequence ATGTCTACAAAGAAAAGTAATGAAAAAAAGCAGAGCAAAAATAAATCTCGTGAACCTTTAAATATAGAGAAGATAGTTCAAACCGCCCTGGAATTGCTTAACGAGGTGGGACTTCAACAACTGACAACCCGTCGCTTAGCAGAAGCACTCGGTATACGTTCCGCCTCTTTATACTGGCATATTAGGGATAAAGCAGAATTACTGCAATTATTGTCTGAAAGTATTTGCAGTAAACTGCACCTGCCAGATCCAGGTCTTTCCTGGCAGGATCAGGTACTCTCCTTTGCTATGCAATATCGTGCAACTTTGCTATCCATACGCGACTCTGCTGTAGTATTGCTGGAAACTCCTCCACTAACACCAAAACGACTTCTTCTTAGCGGGGCAATGTTTGAGGTCCTCTTTAATGCTGGTTTTCCTCCTAAAGAGATTTTAATGGCATCAATGCTGATAAATGATTATATGCTCTCCTTTGTGAAGAATGAAATGCATATGTCACAAATGGCCCAATCACAAGGTATTAGTGCCCAAGAAGTGATGAACAATGCAAAAATCTTTTTCAGCAATTTGCCTCCGGATCAATATCCAACACTCATCAGTCTTGCAGACTATATGACATACGATATAGATGAACATTACAATTATGGCCTTCAAATCTTGCTTGATAGTTTTAAGAAAAGATTACAAGAATAA
- a CDS encoding IS66 family transposase produces MRFRLVLVFVIKGSFTSPEAVAHIITQKFVMGAPLYRQEQAFLRQGITLSRQTLSNWVLKSTEDWLEPIYRELRRRLCARQVLHGDETTLQVLREPGKSAQSKSYMWLYRTSGDTGQPIILYEYQPDRKARRPAEFLKSFSGYLHADGYSGESSPRKRPGGVFSPARKTLLRRAV; encoded by the coding sequence TTGCGCTTTCGATTAGTCTTAGTTTTTGTCATCAAAGGTAGCTTTACCTCACCGGAGGCAGTAGCGCACATCATCACGCAAAAGTTTGTCATGGGGGCCCCGCTGTACCGGCAGGAGCAAGCCTTTTTGCGCCAGGGAATAACACTTTCGCGACAAACCTTATCCAACTGGGTGTTGAAAAGCACCGAGGATTGGCTGGAGCCCATCTACCGTGAACTGCGTCGCAGGCTTTGTGCTCGGCAGGTATTGCATGGGGATGAAACCACTCTGCAAGTGCTACGGGAACCAGGGAAATCTGCTCAATCCAAGAGCTATATGTGGTTATACCGGACCAGCGGGGATACCGGACAGCCGATTATCTTGTATGAATACCAGCCGGATCGAAAAGCCCGCCGCCCAGCCGAATTTCTGAAGAGTTTTTCCGGATATTTGCATGCGGACGGTTATAGCGGCGAAAGCTCTCCCAGAAAAAGACCGGGAGGGGTCTTTAGCCCTGCGCGGAAAACACTATTGCGACGCGCTGTTTGA
- a CDS encoding transglycosylase domain-containing protein yields the protein MNKGMQALYIKVIKPAGKKGLDLLKKGTVRIRTTHFWRDLKFWKRFFISFTAFLFLSASGFAIYVSTLDVSKLQSPLAQPTYIYDRYGNKVSELSSSKIDPVLIDKIPKTMQQAIVATEDRRFYQHQGVDVWSIFRALVHDLRSGDFSEGGSTITQQLAKNMFLPSDKTLSRKFKEAAYAFKIELTLSKDQILEEYLNQIYFGEGRWGIQNAAQYYFGKNVQDLNLAESAMLAGLPKAPSLFNPVKDKEKALERRNVVLSLMKEQNYISETDYERVHSSPITLRKGVLDTLTGKFEPYVNYILDEAVSLYGFTEDQLLTGGLQIYTEMDPKVQQAAEDVYKDNRYFPQGKADQIVQSGMAIIDQHNGGIRGLVGNRGQTVFRAFDHATQLKRQPGSSIKPLAVYGPALEKGYTPNSLLYDGPLNINGYSPKDYDFQNRGQVTMENALQNSWNIPAVWLLNKIGLDAGMSFAQRAGLPLTKNDRTLSLALGGLSAGVSPLQMAQAYGAFANLGTMNKAYAIDKITSANGYVFAQAKPESVQVTDPQNAYTMTKLLENVVNNGTGKNAFLGRPTAGKTGSVELPHTQEFSGVAKGAKDVWFVGYTPDLTAAVWMGYDKTDRNHYLTISGGSGPAVVFHEVFSRALKDTPVQEFKIPQGYQDPWKPSSSDIFGNQRGPGNNKNASSLRDQLLRRFGLDANRITPDQKQDQKPKGKGKKG from the coding sequence ATGAACAAAGGAATGCAAGCCCTCTACATAAAAGTCATCAAGCCTGCGGGGAAAAAAGGTCTTGATTTACTCAAAAAGGGAACTGTCCGAATCCGTACGACACATTTTTGGAGGGATCTGAAGTTTTGGAAAAGGTTTTTCATAAGTTTTACTGCCTTTCTTTTCCTTTCGGCAAGTGGATTCGCTATCTATGTTTCAACCCTAGATGTGAGTAAACTCCAAAGCCCCCTCGCCCAACCTACTTATATTTATGACCGGTATGGAAATAAAGTATCCGAACTTTCTTCTTCGAAAATCGACCCCGTACTCATTGATAAGATACCCAAGACGATGCAGCAGGCGATTGTTGCCACCGAGGACCGTCGTTTTTACCAACACCAAGGTGTTGATGTTTGGTCTATCTTTCGAGCTTTAGTCCACGACTTGCGTTCCGGCGACTTTTCTGAAGGCGGAAGTACGATTACCCAGCAGTTAGCCAAAAATATGTTCTTGCCTTCGGATAAAACCCTGAGCCGAAAATTTAAGGAAGCAGCTTACGCTTTTAAGATCGAGTTGACGTTAAGCAAAGATCAGATACTAGAAGAGTACCTCAATCAAATCTATTTTGGCGAGGGTCGCTGGGGAATCCAAAATGCAGCCCAGTATTATTTTGGGAAGAACGTTCAAGATCTAAATTTAGCTGAATCAGCAATGCTTGCCGGTCTTCCTAAAGCCCCAAGCCTCTTTAATCCGGTCAAAGACAAAGAGAAAGCCCTTGAACGCCGCAATGTAGTTCTTTCTTTAATGAAAGAACAAAACTATATTTCGGAAACAGACTATGAAAGAGTGCACTCTTCACCTATTACCCTTCGTAAAGGAGTGCTTGATACTCTTACTGGAAAATTCGAACCCTACGTCAACTATATCTTAGATGAAGCAGTTTCATTGTACGGATTTACTGAAGACCAGCTCTTGACTGGCGGCCTCCAGATTTACACGGAAATGGATCCTAAGGTTCAACAAGCAGCTGAAGATGTCTATAAGGACAACCGATATTTTCCCCAAGGGAAAGCTGATCAAATTGTTCAAAGCGGTATGGCAATTATCGACCAGCACAACGGCGGGATCCGTGGACTCGTTGGCAATCGCGGACAAACGGTCTTCCGGGCTTTTGATCATGCAACCCAGCTTAAACGCCAACCCGGTTCTTCCATTAAACCCTTAGCCGTCTACGGTCCCGCCCTCGAAAAAGGTTATACACCAAACTCTCTTCTCTATGACGGTCCTCTTAATATTAATGGCTACTCTCCCAAGGACTATGACTTTCAGAACCGGGGACAGGTTACAATGGAAAACGCTCTTCAAAACTCTTGGAATATCCCAGCAGTTTGGCTCCTCAATAAAATTGGCTTAGACGCAGGAATGTCCTTTGCCCAGCGGGCTGGTCTTCCCTTAACAAAGAATGACCGTACATTAAGTCTCGCCCTCGGGGGACTCTCTGCCGGTGTTTCTCCGCTTCAAATGGCTCAAGCTTACGGAGCATTTGCCAATCTTGGAACTATGAATAAGGCCTATGCAATTGACAAAATAACCTCGGCAAACGGATACGTCTTTGCCCAAGCTAAACCAGAGTCTGTGCAGGTGACAGACCCTCAAAATGCTTATACCATGACCAAACTACTAGAAAACGTCGTAAATAATGGGACTGGGAAAAATGCCTTTTTAGGACGTCCAACTGCCGGCAAGACTGGTTCTGTTGAACTCCCCCATACCCAAGAGTTTTCAGGTGTCGCCAAAGGAGCAAAAGACGTGTGGTTCGTCGGCTACACTCCCGACCTAACTGCCGCAGTTTGGATGGGATATGACAAAACTGACCGGAACCACTATTTAACGATTTCAGGAGGTTCCGGACCGGCCGTTGTATTCCACGAAGTTTTCTCCAGGGCCTTAAAAGATACCCCTGTGCAAGAATTTAAGATTCCTCAGGGCTACCAGGACCCTTGGAAGCCTAGCTCATCTGACATCTTTGGTAATCAAAGAGGCCCAGGCAACAATAAAAATGCTTCAAGCTTAAGAGATCAACTTCTTCGACGCTTTGGGTTGGACGCTAATCGGATAACCCCAGATCAAAAACAGGATCAGAAACCTAAGGGTAAAGGGAAAAAGGGGTAA